The Cyclobacteriaceae bacterium DNA segment GGTTTTAACCCTACGGGCAGCCCATACACCAACCAGCACGGTTATAATCATGTACAGAATAATGGAAGTCAGCAGCAACTTTCTTCAGCAGGTTTAAGCTGCGAAGATTACTTTTTTCTGCTTAACTGAAAAGTACGGGTGACGTTAAATCCGAAATGAATGTCGCCATCCCAAAAATTTCCACTGGTTTCAGCAACCACCGATCGTTCAATCAAACCTAGCGAGTTAGTAAATACCAGTTGAAAAACGTGGCCTCCGGTTTCAATATCAATACCAAAACCAATCGCATTGTATCGTTCATAAGCCGGAAGATCATTTTCTCTTGAATTCAGTCTGATGAGATATTCAGCAGTAAACGCCATGCTTCTTGAAATCTTTTGACGGCCAGCAAAACCGAGCGCAAAATCATCGTTATTTTCATACTGCTGATCAACGGTGTTTCGATGAACAATGATGGGATTAACCTGCAACGACAGCCCTGGCGTAAATTTTCTGGCTATCAGCAACTGCCCTACGTACGAAATCCGGTCATTTGCAGTAATCGGCACAATGCTTTCGTCCTTTTTGGGCGATGATTTGTAATTCAAAGTACCAAGTGCAGTTACGCTAACAGGAATTTTACCCGGATGCTGTGCTAGAAGTTTGTACCGTGCAAATGCATCAAAAGATTTATCAATGGAATTACGACCCAACCCCACTCCAAGCCTATCCGTAATACCATATTCCAGTCCAAGGCGAACATAGGCATCATCCAGTCCCCATAAGGTATAGGCACCTTGATTGATCCGACCAAACCGATGTGAAAAAATAAATTCCAACGTTCCTTTTGGTCTTGTCTCAACCGATTGAAGATTAATGACCCGGCTTCCTTTAAACGTGGCAATTGTTTCGTTTGTCACCGGTTCTTTCGTTAAGTCGTTTAATAAATCATCCTGAGCTGATGAGAGGATTGAAATCAAAATAAAAATCAAGCTTAAAATGGATTGACTCATCTTCATGCCAGATTCCCTTTGCTTCGCGATACCTACCGGATTATTCACGGCCTTTTCTTTTTCCTTTTGATCTCGGATTTTGGATAAATCCGGAGTTGAGGCAACCTGTTTAATGAAAATCTTCATAAAAATTACCGGGGTTTATACACAAGGTCTACCGTTACCTCAACTTGCTCAGCAATGTTCTGCCAAAGTATTTGAGGGATTTTGATTTTGTAATCAGCCAGCTTGATCATGAACGTTGATTTCATGGAAACGCCTTGTGTGCTAACTTCTAATACTCCCGGAATCTCAACTGACTGCGTTACCCCATGAATGAACATTTTACCTGTTGCCCGTACCTGCTGCTTACCTGTTTTTGATGCATCAAAACCTTCCACCTTTCCGGAAAAAGTAGAGCGGGGATACTTTTCTGACTCCATATACTTTTCATTGAAGTGCTGCTGCATCAGTTTTTTCTCAAACTGAAACTGATTATTAGGAACAGCAAACGCAATTTCACCGGTGGTGACATCAAATGCACTGGTTGTATGCTTGTTTTCAGCCTTTATGTTCTCCAACGTGGCTTCTGAAAAAAAGGTGATGACGCCTTCGCTCAACACATATCGCTGTGCCTGGGCAGAAATAGCCACCACCCCTAACCAAACCAGGAGAATACTTTTACTCAACATGAATCAATTAGCACCACTATCAACCCAACAGGCAATCAGTTTAATCTGATCTGCCGTCAACGCTCCGCCAGGTGCAGCTGATCCGCCCTTGGGCATGTTGCCACTTGTTGTATTGGATTTTATAGCAGCAGCATTGCTCTTTGCCGTATTAAAGTCAAACCAGTTACCATTATCAGGATGACAACCGCTAAACTGACATTTGGCTTGAAAAATAGCCAATATATCCCCGGTGTATGTGATGCCGGTATTACTGGCTACAGAAGCATTAACATTTATTGAACAACCCGCATCATCTTCAACTGTGATCACATAATTGCCTGCACTGAGTCCATTAAATGTTGCCACTGATCCAAACGCACCACTACCCAATTTATATTGGTAAGGAGGTGTACCTCCTGTTACGTTGGCAGTAACGGATCCATTGGGCGATAAACAGTTTGTCTGTGCTTCTATGTCTGGCGTACCAGCAACTGGTCCGGAAGGAGCAGTCAACACTACTGCAGCAAGTTGCTTTTCACATCCCCGATTATCTTTTACACTGATGTTGTATGAGCCTCCACCGAGGTTGCTAAAGGTGGCATTGCTGCCATAAGCACCGGTACCGATTTTAAATTGGTATGGGCCCTGTCCGCCAGTTGCCGAAACCTGAATGGATCCATTATTCGTACCACACTCAGTAGGATCATTATCAGCAACCAATTGAATGGCCAGGTCAGAAGTATTGCAATCAAACGGCTCTGGCTCATCACCACTCGAACAACTTACATACACGGTAACGCTCATAACCGCTACTGCACTTAACAATCGAAAAGCTAATCTCATAGGCGGGTCTATTTTGTATTTAAAAAATTGTATTTCAGGTTAAAAAAAGCCCCAAAACTGGCCAGTGAAACATCACCTTCACCCACACCGGCCAGCGGGGCTTTATAAAACGGCTCCAGTTGAATGGCCCATCGGGTATTCAACTGCTTATTCAAGCCAACTGAAAGATTCAGCATGCTGAACCATTCATTATTTTTTCCGCGTATCGTTTGCTCGTATGTATATACATTACCGTATCCACCTTCCACATAATACACGTAATTCTCCCTGCTCATCAAGTAGGAGGATGCACCCAACCCTGCATAAAGCGACCAAGTTTGTCCGGGTGAAAAGTTGTAATACAGCATTACAGGAACATCCCACATGCGGCAATCTCCATCAACCCTGTCGCTCGCCTGACCATAATACTCTATGTCGCGAGCGGAGTAAAACTTATTAGCCCGTATTAAACCAGTGGCTACCGAAATATTTTTAGTTAAGTTGTATTCAACCAGCAAACCATAGTTCACCCCCAGCTTGTCGGGTTGAACGGATTTTACGGTTGAGTAATCAGGTGAAATCGCAAGCTTTACAGCAAAGCCACGATAAGCTTTCGCTGACTCATCATTTTTATCAGCACCTTCTTTCTTATCTTCAGCAATATGAGCTTCCGGTTTACTTACCGGCTCTTCCTCAACAGCTATTGAATCAGTTGATACCAAAACTGTTTGATTGCTGCTCATGGCAACCGTGCTAGGCTTTTCAGTAAATTGCTGTTTCTCAATTTTATTTTCCCGTCCTTCTTCAGAAATACCGACAACTGAAAGATCTTTCTGTTCGTCAGGTGATATTTTCGTTTCAACATTCCGTTCCCCCTTCCGCCCACTTGAAATTTGTGTTTCCTCAACTTCTTTATAATTATCGCTCAATACAGCAATCTTTTCTGGTTTCGAAAAGGAATTTGATTTCGAAACAACTTCATTTTTGCTGCTACCACTGATCGAACGATCATTGTCTTTTTCAGAAATTCCAAAATGAGTATCAGACACCTCATCCGTTGATGCACTGGACTCAACGGACTGTAGCGAAGCATCATCCTCACTTTCCTGATGGGCAATGTCTTTACCGTTCTGCACTTGTTTTGCTGATGCCTGAACTTCATCTCCTTCAAACCTCGTTCCCAATCCCCACCAAACCAAAACCACTACAGCAAGTCCGAGTATTGATCCGGTTATAGCCGTTTTGTTTTGCCAGAAGAACCCGGCTCGCGTTGCCTGATCCAACCGATTGTTCATATCGGTCCAATCGGGCATAGCCGAGTCACCCTCCGATTGCTCAGCCGCGCGCTTAAAAAGATCATCCAACTCCTGATCAGACTGATTTTGCATAACTTCCTTCATTCATTTTTTCCAACATACTTCGTAGTCGCTCCCTGGCCTTTGAAAGGTTTGACTTCGATGTTCCCTCTGATATTCCAAGGATCACTCCGATTTCTTCATGCGTATATCCATCAATTGCATACAAGTTGAACACCATGCGATACGCGGGTGTCAGGCTTTGCACCATCGCCATCAACTCCTTATGCGATAGTTCCTCCAGCGCAGTGGATCGCACAATAAACCGATCGGCTACTTCTTCTACTGCTTGTTGATAGTAATGTTTATTTTCTTTGCGATAGAGATCAATTGAAGCGTTGATCATAATTCTTCTGATCCACGCTTTAAAAGAAGTATCCGGTTTATACTGATCTATCTTTTGAAAAATTTTCATAAAACCATCATTCGTTACTTCCCTTGCCTCCTCCGTTGTTCTGCAATACCGCAAACACACACTGAAGCAATAGCCATAGTACTGATTGTACAGTTGGCGCTGGCTTTCGCGATCGTTTCGTTTGCATCCTTCAATCAGGGTATGCATGGGTGATGGGTTCGGGTCTTGAAAATCCTACACAGTACGGATGGTTTCAGTGAAGGGTTGCCTTCGGAAAAGAAAGTTACGAAGGTTTACAGCGTTAATGCAGCGGGGCTTAAAACGAAAAACCCCCGAAGTCCTTGACTCCGGGGGTTAATCTTGTCTATAGTTGGCTTTAATCTGTAACAAATGTAAGGGGAGCCATTTTATCTACAATTCTCTAATCGCCAGTCGGCTAAAATTGGGGATAGAATGTCGCTAATCCGGATAAACAGTGCCCTAAAAAATGAAAATCCCCGACATGTTCACGACAAGGGGGATTTTCAAAGTCTACAGTTGGCTTTAATCGAGGATAAAGGTACAATAATTTGTCGCAAAAGCAACTTAAGTTCAGTTTTTCAGGCAAATGCGCGCCATTTTTTAGTCAATCTGGCTGTTTCGTAGTGATGGTATCAGCTTGTACTGAATCGGGCTTTATAAACTTGTCCTCGATCCGCTCTTTCAATTGTGGCCTGGAACCAGGAAATGTGGTTCTGGTGGCGATATCATAACTGGCATAAAACAACAACACCAGAAATACGATTGCGAATCCGAGGAATATCTTTCTTGAACGTGACATGTCTTGAAACAGGAAAGGGGCTGACGCCCCTTCTCCCTTAATTTGATTTAACTGATTACTTAACCTTCTTTACCACTGCATCAAACGCTTCGCGATGGTTCATGGCCAGATCGGCCAATACTTTACGGTTAAGATCAATACCGGCAGTTTTAAGTTTACCCATAAACTGCGAGTATGACATACCATGCTCACGCACACCTGCATTGATACGGGTAATCCAGATGGCACGATACTCTCTTTTCTTTTGCTTGCGGTCGCGGTAGGCGTACACGAGACCTTTTTCTACGGCATTCTTTGCTACCGTCCATACATTCTTCTTACGGCCGAAAAATCCTTTCGCCAGTTTAAGAATGCGTTTGCGCTTGGCGCGCGATGCTACGTTGTTTACTGATCTTGGCATTTTACTTTACATTTTTGGTTGTTGGCGAATCTTCTGTTTCAAGAATGCTTGGATGCCAAAAACCGGGTTAAACATGTATCCCGAATTTTTCGGGACTAAACCGATTATGATACAAGCGCTTATACCGCGTAAGGAAGCATGAACTTTACGTTCTTCATGTCTTCAGCACGTACTACAGCTTTGTTACTTAATCTTCTCTTTTGCTTGGTTTCCTTCTTTGTCAGGATGTGGTTTTTAAACGCACGCTTACGCTTCACTTTACCGGTACCGGTAACCTTGAAACGTTTCTTTGCGCCTGACTTGGTTTTTACTTTAGGCATCGTATCGAATTATTAAATCAAACTTTATTTTCCCTTACCCTTCGGCTGTACCAGTAGCGACATCCGCTTTCCTTCCAGTTTGGGCATTTGTTCTACCTTTCCATGGTCTTCCAACCCCTGAGCAAACTTCAGCAACAAAATTTCACCGCGCTCCTTATAAACAATGGTACGCCCTGGAAAAAATACGGTTGCTTTTACTTTTGCTCCTTCCTGCAAAAAGTTGATGGCGTGCTTCAGCTTAAAGTTGAAATCATGCTCATCGGTGTTTGGGCCAAAACGAATCTCCTTCACCACCACCTTAATGGCTTTGGCCTTAATCTCCTTCTGTTTTTTCTTCTGCTCGTATTTAAACTTCGAGTAGTCGGTAACCTTACAAACCGGAGGATCAGCATTTGGGGAGATTTCCACCAAATCAAGCCCTTGTTCCTGGGCTATTTTCAATGCCTCCTTTACGGGATAAACATCTACTCTGACATTTTCTCCTACTAACCGTACCCTAGGTGCGGTAATCCTTTCATTTATGCGATAGGGCTCTTCGGGTCTGAATGGGCCCCTTCGAAAAGGTCTGTTTGTCTGGTTAATGATACGTTCTCGTGTTTAAATTCAACAACATTTATGCTCAAATGAGCCTATTTTCCTCAAAAAACAGGGTGCAAATATCGGTATATTATTCAGATTTCAAAATTCTGAAATCAGTTCCTAGGGGCAGCCGCCTGGGTCTTAAAGTCCTCGACAAACTGCTCAAACGGCATTGAACCCGCATCACCTTTACCATGTATGCGCACCGAAACCTTCTTCTCGGCTACTTCCTTCTCCCCAACAATTAACATATAAGGTATTTTCTTAACCTCTGCATCGCGGATTTTACGTCCAATCTTTTCATCACGATCATCTAATAATCCCCTGATATCCATAGCCTTAAGGGTATTATAGATTTCTTCAGCATAAGCATTGAACCGCTCTGATATCGGCAATACCGCTATTTGATCGGGCGATAGCCAAAGCGGGAAGTTACCTCCACAATGTTCTATCAACACGGCAACGAACCGCTCCAGTGAACCAAATGGCGCCCTGTGGATCATTACCGGCCTGTGGCGCTGATTGTCTGAACCCACATACTCCAACTCAAAACGCTGGGGTAATTGATAGTCGACTTGAATGGTCCCCAACTGCCAACTGCGGCCCAAGGCATCCTTCACCATGAAATCGAGTTTGGGGCCATAGAAGGCCGCCTCCCCTTTTACGGCTACGGTTTTAAGGCCTCGTTCGTCAGCTGCTTCCTGAATTTCACGCTCTGCACGATCCCACAGTTCATCATCGCCAATGTACTTTTGCTTGTTTTCAGGGTCGCGCAATGAAACCTGTGCTGTATAGTTTTCAAAGCCCAGTGAGTTAAACACATGGAGCACCAGATCAATCACCTTAATAAACTCATCCTTCACCTGATCGGGGCGGCAGAAAATGTGTGCATCATCCTGCGTGAAGCCACGAACACGAGTCAAGCCATGTAGTTCACCGCTCTGTTCATACCGGTACACCGTACCGAATTCGGCAAGGCGTATTGGAAGATCTTTGTATGACCGGGGTTTTGAATTGTAGATCTCGCAATGGTGCGGGCAGTTCATGGGTTTGAGTAAGAACTCCTCTCCCTCATCTGGTGTATGAATAGGCTGAAAGGAATCTTTCCCATATTTCTCATAGTGGCCAGAAGTAACGTACAGGTTTTTACTTCCGATGTGTGGTGTAACCACCGGATCGTACCCGGCCTTTACCTGTGCTCTGCGCATGAATTGCTCAAGGCGTTCGCGAAGGATAGTACCTTTGGGCAACCAAAGCGGTAAGCCCATGCCCACCTTTTCAGAAAACGTAAACAACTCCAGCTCTTTACCAAGCTTGCGGTGATCGCGCTTTTTGGCTTCCTCCAAAAGATGAAGGTATTCTTCAAGCTCCTTCTGTTTTGGAAAGGTAATGCCGTAGATGCGGGTGAGCATCTTATTTTTCTCATTGCCACGCCAATAAGCACCAGCAACGTTCAACAACTTAATGGCTTTAATAAAACCGGTATGCGGTATGTGCGGACCTTTACATAAATCCGTAAAGTTACCCTGCTCATAAAACGTAATGGTTCCGTCCGTGAGCTCGCTGATCAGTTCAAGCTTGTATGGATCATTTTTCTTTGTAAAAAATTCAAGCGCTTCATTTTTGGTTACCTCACGTCTGGCGAATGAACTTTCCTTTTTGGCCAGCTCCTTCATTTTGCTTTCAAGTGCCGCCAAATCTTCTTCACCAAAAGGCTTATCACCCAAATCCACATCATAGTAAAATCCATTTTCGATAGGCGGACCAATGCCGAACTTTACACCGGGGTGCAGCGCTTCAAGTGCTTCGGCCATCAGGTGGGCAGAAGAATGCCAGAAAGCATATTTTCCTCCCCCATCATTCCAAGTCAGGATTTTTACAGCTGCATCTTTTTCGATGCTGCGCGAGAGATCCCGGATTTCTCCGTCTACTTCAATCGCCAAGGCATTTCGGGCAAGGCCTTCGCTGATACTCTTTGCAATGTCAATTCCCTTAACGCCAGATGGAAACTCACGAATGCTCCCGTCCGGCAAACTAATCTTAATACTCATTTCGATTTTTTAAAAACAGGTGCAAATATAGGCAGCCCAGCGCTTTAAAGCTTGAATTGCGCGGTAAACAACACCCCGAATTTTCGGGCGCGGTCGTTTTCGAGGTAGCTCAGGCGGTGGACAAAATCTACACGCAAAAACTTAAAGATATTTTCAACACCATACCCCAATTCAATGTACGGCCGGTCGAGTGTTAAATTGCTGTTCCCCACCGGAAAGGGAAGCGGTTCGCTCATAGCCAGGTTTTCGTCATTCAAATCGCCATATATCACATTGGCCAAACCCGTCAGCCTCCACTTTAGCTTGCGCATCAAAGGAACACGGTTAAGCAAAAAGCCTTCGAAATACTGGCGGTACTGCAGCGATACAAAACGATCACTGAAAAACTCACCAAAGTTCATCAAACTGTAAATCACATCGGTATAGAACGGTGTTTCATTTCCAATGTGGAAGGATAACAGCGGGTATGGCAAGGTTCCGTTAATGTACTCTCCGGTAATGGTAGCTTTACCCGTTCCCAACGGACCCATGGGAAGTTTCTTTAAAATTGAAAACCTGTATTTATCGTATTCAAAATCACTTCCGCCAACACCTTTTAATCCGCGCGTATAGCGCAACGTAATGATCGGCCACTTTTGGGCTCCCAGACTTACCCGTTCATTATCGTATTGCAAAAACAATTCATCACGCGCAAAGCGGGATTCGAGAATTACTTCTGCTGTTTGAAAATTCTGCTGCAGGGATGTAATGTCTCCGGGATTCGAATAGTACCCAAAATCAAAAACCGGCTTAAAGGTGTTATACCTTACGGCAATGCGCTGCGAAAAACCTTTGATCAACTCGCGCTGAAAATTAAAACGGCTCTCATCAAAGTAATACCCACGCCTGAAAACCCCAAAGCGGGTAGCGGCAAGAAACAGGTAATCATCCGCCAGGTTTTCATCATCAATACCTACCCTGCCCAAATCACTTCGCACCCGAATGCTCATGGTGGTCCATCGCTTGCGATCAATAATGTGCTGAACAAAAGCTGAGTACTTTATTCGTTCATCATCAAAGCCATATCCTAACTGCGCACCAAAGCTTATCTTTTTACTAAAGGAATAATTTGTTTTAAATCCGGATTGAATGCGCACGCCTTCAATGTCGTTCAAGGCAACAAGACTCAGGTATGGCCCAACATCAACCTTACCTACTTTCTTATATCCATTGATGAGGATTTTTACAATATCGATGTATGTTCTTACCACCGGAATGTGCTGAAGCGTATCGATCATTCGATAGACATTCTTTTCCGTTTCGGTAAGTGGATCGTGACGAAGTTTATTCCAATGATCTTCATCATTCATGTTGAGGATGTATCCTTCATCCAGTATAATTTGCTTCTCATAAAATTTCGGATCCTTTGGCTCATTCACCACAATATTTCTGTTGGAGGTGTAGAACTTAGCAAGCATTCCAGCCCATTGATCACGAATTTCCCCCGCATCCACCAACACCCTGTTTTTAACCGGTATCCACGCGCCTCCTTCTGTTTTGGACAGCTCTTGTTGTATCTTGATTTTTTCAATAAAGTTCAGGTTCGCTTCTTTGCCTACGGTTACTTCAATCCGCTTAATAGCATATTCATTTTTGGTTATCCACATGGTGCCAGTAAAGGCTAGCGCTTGCGGACTTTTTGGAAAGAAATCCAATCGGTAACAGTAATCGCCATCCACGTCCAGGCTGTCCATCAGGTCATATTCATAGTACAACCTCCAGCCATCAGCTATTGGAGATACAAAATCCTTATCGAGAATATTCAGCCAGTTTTTGTAAAAATTATATTCCTGAAAAGATGCGCCCACCAACTGGGCCATCAACGAACCATCCTCGAAACCGATGCCGCTGATTTTCGTTTCCTTAATGTTCTCAAACTTCAACTCCGGGTTGTTGCGGTAATAAAATTTAGAAACACTTTCAGAAATGAATACAGGCAATACCGGTTTTCCATCTTCACCCGCAATCTGTTGAATACTATCCATTACCTGCGTAATGCGTGAGATCAGTTTCTTCTCTTTGAATTTGTCGGTGATATTATCGACATCAATTTCAATTTTTGAATAGGAATCAAATTCATACGCACTGAGTTTACGCTTGTCGTTGAACTCTTTATTTTTTACCACATTGCGGAGCACCGCAAAAGCCGGGTTCTCGCCAGCCATAATAACAATATCGCGCAGGCGCGTCACTTCCTCCTCAAGCTGAAAATTGATTGTTTGCGTAATCCCCCTTTGTACCGCTTTTGTTCGGGGTTTATAGCCGATATAACTGGCTTGTAACGAATCAGTCGGGGAAGTTGTGCGCAATACATAGTTCCCATCAAAATCGGTAGTGGTGCCAATGCTGGTACCTTTAAATACCACGTTGACAAAAGGAATCGGATCCCCGGAAAAAGCATCCGTAATCTTACCCCGGATAACGGTTTCCTGGGCAAGAATTACAGCCGGAAAAAGTATAAGCCAAACTAAGACCTTTAAACGGGTAGTCAGACGCACAATATTGGAGTACACACGCAGTGGTTAACTTCAAAAATAATCAATTAAACTGTTTGAAACCGGAATAGGTTTCAGATCACGAAATAATAATCTCTTCTTTTTCACCCAGAAACTGCGGATTTGTCTTAAAAACGTATAGATCCAAAACTGCCTTGGTGCGCGCAAAGTATTCGCGAACACGTACTTTAAGCGAGGATTCAAACTCCGGCTCAGCGGCTACCATAGCCACCGCATCAATGCCGTAATAATTGCTGATGAATAACGCCCGGTAACTGTGAAAGGTCTGGGTAATGATCATGATTTTTTCCTGACCAAAAATTTCCTTGCTGCGCACCACCGAATCAAGCGTTCGTAAACCGGCATAATCCAACGTAATGGAACGGGTAGGAACACCGCGTGCAACCAAGGCTTTCTGCATTTCAAGCGGCTCGTTATAGTAACGTGTGCGGTTGTCTCCGCTAACAATAAAGTGATCAATTTTACCAAGCTGGTACAGTTCGGACGCGCGATCCATCCGGTGTTCAAAAAAAGGATTTGACGCGCCCCCAACAAGCTTATGACTGGTACCCAAAACAAGCGCAACCCGGTGGTCACCTAATTGCTCAGCATCATAGAACACACGATCTTCTGTACTCTTGACTACCCAAATATTTGAGCCAATAAAAAAGAAAAGAAAAGTACTTACCAGAATATACAATACGCGCTTTGCCCGCTTCATCGAGAGGAAATTAAAACCAACTGGCAGCAAGTTAAGGATTTGTCCGGAGAAACTCCTTTTCAATTATTTCAGAACGCTTCACCATTTTTTTATACCAGGCCAGCCTGAGTTGATCCTTTTCTTCAACGCTTAGCCCATAGTTTTCTTGTGCTGACTTGAGCTTTGAAATTGCAGCACTCAAACAAATGGCCACACTGGCAGAAATATTCAGACTTTCCGTAAACCCGTACATAGGAATTTTTATCCGATGATCCGCATACGTTAATGCATATTCCGAAAGACCCTCCAGTTCATTGCCAAAAATAAAAGCCGCCTTACTGGCACAGGGATCAATGTCGTAAACCGATATACTTTCAGCACCCGGATCGGTGGCATACAGTGTATAGCCATTATCCTTCAATTGTCTAAAGCAAGCTTCCGTGTTGTTTTTGTTTTTTTGTTTGTATCGATGCAGGCTTAACCACTTGTACGATCCCTTCAACACGTACTTATTTACTTCATACTTCGTTGTATTCTCAATAATGTGAATATCCTGAAGGCCCATACACTCGCACGTGCGCAAGGCTGCACTGGCATTTTGCGATTGATAGATGTCTTCCAATACTACCGTAACTTGTTTGGTGCGTTCGGTTAATACCTTTTCAGCAAATTCTTTCTTGTGCTCAGAAATATATTGAGCGAAATGTTCTAATAACAATTGTTCCTGCCGGGATAATGGCATACTTAACTGAACAAAGCTCCTGCAATGGTAGCGGTCATCATGGTGGCCAGCGATGCTGCCATTAGTGCACGCAAACCAAGTCGTGATAAGTCGGATTGCCGATTGGGTGCCATGCTTCCAATACCCCCAATTTGAATGGCGATAGAACTGAAGTTGGCGAAGCCACAAAGCGCGTACGTAGAAATGATGATCGATTTCTCACTTAATACATTCATGGATTTCATTTCGGCAAGGCCGAGGTAAGCCACAAATTCATTGATTACTAATTTTTGACCAAGCAAGCTGCCGACATAAATGGTTTCCGACCATTCCACTCCCATGATAAAGGCAAACACCCGGAAAATCTGGCCAAAAATATACTGAAGAGAAAACCCGTTGAAGGCTCCGTTGGTAGTCGACTGAACCCATCCGTTTAATCCCGTCCATGCACCGATTCCATCTACCAATATCCAGTTCAAGGCATAAATGATGGCGATAAACGCGAGCAGCATGCCACCGATATTCAGCGCCAGCTTAATTCCATCTGATGCACCTGTTGCAAACGCATCAATCACGTTTACGCCAATGGAGTCTTTGCTTACGTTCAACTGCCGATCGATTTTTTCGGGTTCGTTTTCCGGTAAAAAAATTTTGGCCATCACAATAGCCGCGGGCGCATTCATGATGGAAGCAGACAACAGATAAGTCGCGAATTTTCCATACTCCTCCGGATTACCTCCACCTAAAAAGGTGATGTAAGCGCCCATTACACTGCCTGCAATCGTAGCCATCCCCCCCGTCATCAAACAGTGCAACTCCGATTGCGTCATTTTGGAAATGAATGGACGAACCAGCAAGGGTGCTTCGGTTTGGCCCAAAAAAACATTGCCTGCTGCCGACAAACTTTCTGCACCTGACAAGCGCATGGTTTTGGTCATGATCCAGGCAAAGCCGTA contains these protein-coding regions:
- a CDS encoding DUF5777 family beta-barrel protein codes for the protein MKIFIKQVASTPDLSKIRDQKEKEKAVNNPVGIAKQRESGMKMSQSILSLIFILISILSSAQDDLLNDLTKEPVTNETIATFKGSRVINLQSVETRPKGTLEFIFSHRFGRINQGAYTLWGLDDAYVRLGLEYGITDRLGVGLGRNSIDKSFDAFARYKLLAQHPGKIPVSVTALGTLNYKSSPKKDESIVPITANDRISYVGQLLIARKFTPGLSLQVNPIIVHRNTVDQQYENNDDFALGFAGRQKISRSMAFTAEYLIRLNSRENDLPAYERYNAIGFGIDIETGGHVFQLVFTNSLGLIERSVVAETSGNFWDGDIHFGFNVTRTFQLSRKK
- a CDS encoding YceI family protein encodes the protein MLSKSILLVWLGVVAISAQAQRYVLSEGVITFFSEATLENIKAENKHTTSAFDVTTGEIAFAVPNNQFQFEKKLMQQHFNEKYMESEKYPRSTFSGKVEGFDASKTGKQQVRATGKMFIHGVTQSVEIPGVLEVSTQGVSMKSTFMIKLADYKIKIPQILWQNIAEQVEVTVDLVYKPR
- a CDS encoding SprB repeat-containing protein; translation: MRLAFRLLSAVAVMSVTVYVSCSSGDEPEPFDCNTSDLAIQLVADNDPTECGTNNGSIQVSATGGQGPYQFKIGTGAYGSNATFSNLGGGSYNISVKDNRGCEKQLAAVVLTAPSGPVAGTPDIEAQTNCLSPNGSVTANVTGGTPPYQYKLGSGAFGSVATFNGLSAGNYVITVEDDAGCSINVNASVASNTGITYTGDILAIFQAKCQFSGCHPDNGNWFDFNTAKSNAAAIKSNTTSGNMPKGGSAAPGGALTADQIKLIACWVDSGAN
- a CDS encoding outer membrane beta-barrel protein, producing the protein MQNQSDQELDDLFKRAAEQSEGDSAMPDWTDMNNRLDQATRAGFFWQNKTAITGSILGLAVVVLVWWGLGTRFEGDEVQASAKQVQNGKDIAHQESEDDASLQSVESSASTDEVSDTHFGISEKDNDRSISGSSKNEVVSKSNSFSKPEKIAVLSDNYKEVEETQISSGRKGERNVETKISPDEQKDLSVVGISEEGRENKIEKQQFTEKPSTVAMSSNQTVLVSTDSIAVEEEPVSKPEAHIAEDKKEGADKNDESAKAYRGFAVKLAISPDYSTVKSVQPDKLGVNYGLLVEYNLTKNISVATGLIRANKFYSARDIEYYGQASDRVDGDCRMWDVPVMLYYNFSPGQTWSLYAGLGASSYLMSRENYVYYVEGGYGNVYTYEQTIRGKNNEWFSMLNLSVGLNKQLNTRWAIQLEPFYKAPLAGVGEGDVSLASFGAFFNLKYNFLNTK
- a CDS encoding RNA polymerase sigma factor; this encodes MHTLIEGCKRNDRESQRQLYNQYYGYCFSVCLRYCRTTEEAREVTNDGFMKIFQKIDQYKPDTSFKAWIRRIMINASIDLYRKENKHYYQQAVEEVADRFIVRSTALEELSHKELMAMVQSLTPAYRMVFNLYAIDGYTHEEIGVILGISEGTSKSNLSKARERLRSMLEKMNEGSYAKSV
- the rplT gene encoding 50S ribosomal protein L20 — encoded protein: MPRSVNNVASRAKRKRILKLAKGFFGRKKNVWTVAKNAVEKGLVYAYRDRKQKKREYRAIWITRINAGVREHGMSYSQFMGKLKTAGIDLNRKVLADLAMNHREAFDAVVKKVK
- the rpmI gene encoding 50S ribosomal protein L35 encodes the protein MPKVKTKSGAKKRFKVTGTGKVKRKRAFKNHILTKKETKQKRRLSNKAVVRAEDMKNVKFMLPYAV
- the infC gene encoding translation initiation factor IF-3 encodes the protein MNQTNRPFRRGPFRPEEPYRINERITAPRVRLVGENVRVDVYPVKEALKIAQEQGLDLVEISPNADPPVCKVTDYSKFKYEQKKKQKEIKAKAIKVVVKEIRFGPNTDEHDFNFKLKHAINFLQEGAKVKATVFFPGRTIVYKERGEILLLKFAQGLEDHGKVEQMPKLEGKRMSLLVQPKGKGK